One stretch of Deinococcus taeanensis DNA includes these proteins:
- a CDS encoding GAF domain-containing protein → MTAPPTALALRLQDVTEALAWANTEEAVFDVILHPAVEALQASAATVLLATEHGNALRLGATVGYADGAATVWQGALTDDDGPAADAITRRTPLYFEEDRELARRYPNVERRTGATAPVAATAVLPMYLDQQPLGVLVIDFLEPHTFSEDERRFMRTLAAQCAIGFGRARLLTGLNGQVAAQSARLAAQRARADTLAALGDALQSARRPGDVGHLALPLLGDILKARTAMVVMLEQGVLRAPTVWGKVWPGMAAFLDGGIPLAGAALLAACARTGEAGYYAEYSAAGGGVAGLPPMAFAVEPIRIPGGALAGLLAVWRSPAGDWRDGERDLLRRAAGTLGLALERAAAEQELNARTAALDAFVAFTEAVGTETDVLALARQAVTLLRTRFQDGSIAYYTRRDDRWVAQVWSEDLTGPLLDHLRSGLPGSTPVIERALQAGGAVFTDAWDPDREGIPHTGSYGAAAATPLIVNGKADHLMIFGLRNTHHWTERDRALVRAVGRGLTLALDRAEAARFLRSQNEELEARTRALEAFAELSRDLTQSNGPAALIDRALTMVQSLLPRSLALYYQKSGGHWHATAQVGAPVSPALQAVIDAGFPVGEAPVLDEPDRTGQPLFHERLGDAPAPTPEPPGLFRQVQAVATLPVLVRGEVAGAFNVTLFEARRWNAADRAVLETTVRSLGLALEGREGVVQLLEERRKLEDANEELEAFAYSVSHDLRTPVRHIIGFNELLRRQLGDGLNPRAARHLTVIEDAARRMNTLIDAMLDMSRTSRLPLKVTPVNLRAVVEQVRQDLRPEGQGRAVTWTVGELPVVMGDADTLRQVVLNLLSNALKYTRARDAAVIEVWAENRPDEWAVFVRDNGAGFDPRYATKLFGVFQRLHRYDEFEGVGVGLANVRRIIHRHGGQVTAMGVPGAGATFGFTLPKR, encoded by the coding sequence ACGCCGACGGCGCCGCCACAGTCTGGCAGGGCGCCCTGACGGATGATGATGGACCCGCCGCGGACGCCATCACGCGCCGCACGCCCCTGTACTTCGAGGAGGACCGCGAGCTGGCCCGCCGGTACCCGAACGTGGAGCGGCGGACCGGCGCGACCGCCCCGGTGGCCGCGACCGCCGTGCTGCCGATGTACCTCGACCAGCAGCCGCTGGGGGTGCTGGTGATCGACTTCCTGGAACCGCACACCTTTTCTGAGGACGAGCGGCGCTTCATGCGCACGCTCGCGGCGCAGTGCGCCATCGGCTTCGGGCGGGCCCGGCTGCTGACCGGCCTCAACGGGCAGGTCGCCGCGCAATCGGCGCGACTCGCCGCTCAGCGCGCCCGGGCGGACACGCTCGCCGCACTCGGGGACGCCCTGCAGTCCGCGAGGCGGCCCGGCGACGTCGGGCACCTGGCCCTGCCGCTGCTGGGGGACATCCTGAAGGCGCGCACCGCCATGGTCGTCATGCTGGAGCAGGGGGTCCTGCGCGCGCCCACCGTGTGGGGCAAGGTGTGGCCCGGCATGGCGGCGTTTCTGGACGGCGGCATTCCGCTGGCCGGGGCCGCGCTGCTCGCCGCGTGCGCACGCACCGGAGAGGCCGGGTACTACGCGGAGTATTCCGCGGCCGGCGGCGGTGTGGCCGGCCTGCCGCCCATGGCGTTTGCCGTGGAACCCATTCGCATTCCCGGCGGCGCGCTGGCCGGACTCCTGGCCGTGTGGCGCAGTCCGGCGGGCGACTGGCGTGACGGGGAGCGCGACCTGCTCCGGCGTGCGGCCGGCACGCTGGGTCTGGCGCTTGAGCGCGCGGCGGCGGAACAGGAACTCAACGCGCGGACCGCGGCGCTCGACGCCTTCGTTGCCTTCACGGAGGCCGTGGGCACCGAGACGGACGTGCTGGCCCTGGCGCGCCAGGCCGTGACGCTGCTGCGGACCCGCTTTCAGGACGGCAGCATCGCCTACTACACCCGGCGGGATGACCGGTGGGTCGCCCAGGTCTGGAGTGAGGACCTCACCGGACCGCTGCTCGACCACCTCCGCTCCGGCCTTCCCGGCAGCACGCCGGTGATCGAGCGGGCGCTGCAGGCGGGCGGAGCGGTGTTCACGGACGCGTGGGACCCGGACCGTGAAGGCATTCCGCACACCGGGTCGTACGGCGCGGCCGCGGCCACCCCGCTGATCGTCAACGGCAAGGCCGATCACCTGATGATCTTCGGGCTGCGAAACACGCACCACTGGACGGAACGCGACCGGGCGCTGGTCCGCGCGGTCGGGCGGGGCCTGACGCTCGCGCTCGACCGCGCTGAAGCCGCGCGCTTCCTGCGCAGTCAGAACGAGGAACTCGAGGCCCGCACGCGGGCGCTCGAGGCGTTTGCGGAACTCAGCCGCGACCTGACCCAGTCCAACGGCCCGGCGGCGCTGATCGACCGGGCGCTGACGATGGTGCAGTCCCTGCTGCCCCGCAGCCTGGCGCTGTACTACCAGAAATCCGGCGGCCACTGGCACGCCACGGCGCAGGTGGGCGCGCCGGTCTCCCCGGCACTTCAGGCCGTGATCGACGCGGGCTTCCCGGTGGGTGAGGCGCCGGTGCTCGACGAACCGGACCGGACCGGCCAGCCGCTGTTCCACGAGCGCCTCGGGGACGCGCCGGCGCCCACGCCGGAGCCGCCGGGTCTCTTCCGGCAGGTGCAGGCCGTGGCGACGCTGCCGGTGCTGGTGCGCGGCGAGGTGGCCGGCGCCTTTAACGTCACCCTGTTTGAAGCGCGGCGCTGGAACGCCGCGGACCGCGCGGTGCTGGAAACCACCGTGCGCAGTCTCGGGCTGGCCCTCGAGGGGCGCGAAGGGGTCGTTCAGCTGCTCGAGGAGCGCCGGAAGCTGGAAGACGCGAACGAGGAACTCGAAGCGTTCGCGTACTCGGTGTCGCATGACCTGCGCACGCCGGTGCGGCACATCATCGGGTTCAACGAACTGCTGCGCCGGCAGCTCGGCGACGGCCTCAACCCCAGGGCCGCGCGGCATCTCACGGTGATCGAGGACGCCGCGCGGCGGATGAACACCCTGATCGACGCGATGCTCGACATGTCGCGCACGTCCCGGCTGCCGCTCAAGGTGACGCCGGTGAACCTGAGGGCCGTGGTGGAGCAGGTGCGTCAGGACCTGCGGCCGGAAGGCCAGGGCCGCGCGGTCACGTGGACGGTGGGTGAGCTGCCGGTGGTGATGGGCGACGCCGACACGCTGCGTCAGGTGGTGCTCAACCTCCTGTCAAACGCCCTGAAGTACACCCGGGCCCGCGACGCCGCGGTGATCGAGGTCTGGGCGGAGAACCGGCCGGACGAGTGGGCCGTGTTCGTGCGGGACAACGGCGCCGGCTTCGACCCGCGGTACGCCACGAAGCTGTTCGGGGTCTTCCAGCGCCTGCACCGCTACGACGAGTTCGAAGGGGTTGGGGTTGGACTGGCGAACGTGCGGCGCATCATTCACCGGCACGGCGGGCAGGTCACGGCCATGGGCGTGCCCGGCGCCGGCGCCACGTTCGGGTTCACGCTGCCCAAACGCTGA
- a CDS encoding phytanoyl-CoA dioxygenase family protein produces the protein MTADPAVSPQSQINATPYASPEYDVPAIMAALYGDGILGLKGAFSREWAARLGEELAPLYQQALARPGGAVGRGTNRHYVEIHPQDISGFLDLITHPWVQTVCASVLGPDYKIVEIGFDVPNPGARDQPWHRDFRAGKETLVDRRLNSLAFNLTTVDVEEDMGPFEIAPGTQWDDPTDYDHGMFPPVALFPRYQALAQRKLPKMGDISVRSALTIHRGTANVSDKPRPVLVLGVDAPGAGHDEFHDLQFTRAYYEQLPESVRAHLICRVVDELEPIVQGHTIEGLMMGDA, from the coding sequence ATGACCGCAGACCCCGCTGTTTCCCCTCAGTCCCAGATCAACGCCACCCCGTACGCCTCGCCGGAGTACGACGTGCCGGCCATCATGGCCGCGCTGTACGGCGACGGCATCCTCGGCCTCAAAGGCGCCTTTTCGCGCGAGTGGGCGGCCCGGCTGGGGGAGGAGCTCGCGCCGCTCTACCAGCAGGCCCTGGCCCGTCCAGGCGGCGCGGTCGGGCGCGGCACCAACCGCCACTACGTGGAGATTCACCCGCAGGACATCAGCGGCTTTCTCGACCTGATCACCCACCCGTGGGTGCAGACCGTGTGCGCCAGTGTGCTCGGCCCGGACTACAAGATTGTCGAGATCGGCTTCGACGTGCCCAATCCCGGCGCGCGCGACCAGCCGTGGCACCGTGATTTCCGCGCCGGGAAGGAAACGCTCGTCGACCGGCGCCTGAATTCCCTGGCGTTCAACCTCACCACCGTGGACGTCGAAGAGGACATGGGGCCCTTTGAGATTGCCCCGGGCACCCAGTGGGATGACCCCACCGACTACGATCACGGCATGTTCCCGCCGGTGGCCCTGTTCCCCCGGTACCAGGCGCTCGCACAGCGCAAACTCCCGAAAATGGGTGACATTTCGGTGCGCAGCGCCCTCACCATTCACCGCGGCACCGCCAACGTCAGCGACAAGCCGCGCCCGGTGCTGGTGCTGGGCGTGGACGCGCCGGGCGCCGGTCACGATGAGTTTCACGACCTGCAGTTCACGCGGGCGTACTACGAGCAGCTGCCGGAGTCGGTCCGGGCGCACCTGATCTGCCGGGTGGTGGATGAACTCGAACCGATTGTTCAGGGCCACACCATCGAGGGCCTGATGATGGGAGACGCCTGA
- a CDS encoding transporter substrate-binding domain-containing protein: MIQRTLLAGATAALTLLSVGHAELADIKKRGELRVVMSGEYPPFSQPGPNGDLVGFDVDVAREIARRLGVKVRITKTEFPSIIAGLQAGQFDLAVASQSKTPERARAVDFLSQPYYYDGFQLFVPASSKAGSLAALGKAPVAVAQGTVFEKFLRDRKYPTIATYSGEQEIFLALAAGRAAGMITTRTVGNMAIKNGQKLRASGPVLQQDNPYITLGKNQPQLKKAVEQALAAMRADGTLKRISVRYLGADITTPGK; encoded by the coding sequence ATGATTCAACGCACACTGCTCGCGGGCGCGACCGCCGCACTGACCCTGCTCTCCGTCGGTCACGCCGAACTGGCAGACATCAAAAAACGGGGGGAACTGCGCGTCGTGATGAGCGGCGAGTACCCCCCGTTCTCACAGCCGGGCCCCAACGGCGATCTGGTGGGATTCGACGTGGACGTCGCGCGCGAAATAGCCCGCCGTCTGGGCGTGAAGGTCCGCATCACCAAAACGGAATTCCCCTCGATCATCGCCGGGCTGCAGGCCGGACAGTTTGATCTGGCGGTCGCGTCGCAGAGCAAGACGCCGGAACGGGCGCGCGCGGTTGATTTCCTCAGCCAGCCGTACTACTACGACGGGTTCCAGCTGTTCGTGCCGGCGTCCTCGAAAGCAGGCAGCCTCGCGGCCCTCGGGAAAGCGCCCGTGGCTGTGGCGCAGGGCACGGTGTTCGAGAAGTTCCTCCGGGACCGCAAGTACCCCACCATCGCCACGTACAGCGGCGAGCAGGAAATCTTCCTGGCGCTCGCCGCTGGCCGCGCTGCCGGGATGATCACCACCCGGACGGTGGGCAACATGGCCATCAAGAACGGGCAGAAACTGCGGGCCAGCGGCCCGGTGCTTCAACAGGACAACCCGTACATCACCCTCGGGAAGAACCAGCCGCAACTGAAAAAGGCGGTGGAGCAGGCCCTCGCGGCGATGCGCGCCGACGGCACGCTCAAGCGGATCAGCGTCAGGTATCTCGGCGCGGACATCACCACCCCCGGGAAGTAA
- a CDS encoding amino acid ABC transporter permease, giving the protein MWADVFTPDTLRALWRGTQLTLSLTLLSSVFGLALGALAALGRLSRVKALNLLAGSYIETFRGTPLLVQLFFLFFAVPQLVPQARLSPFNTAVVGLSLFAGAYAAEILRSSLNAVARGQAEAARALGLRPWDILRLVLVPQAARTAVPALGNQFIGLLKDSSLASVITVTELLLTTRGLVSVTYQPVPLYLAVGLIYFVLSNVAARLFRQVERRLDRPYQAGAQR; this is encoded by the coding sequence ATGTGGGCTGATGTGTTTACGCCGGATACGCTGCGCGCCCTGTGGCGCGGCACGCAGCTGACCCTCTCGCTGACGCTGCTCTCCAGTGTGTTCGGGCTGGCGCTGGGCGCGCTGGCCGCGCTGGGCCGGCTGTCACGGGTCAAGGCCCTCAATCTGCTTGCCGGGAGCTACATCGAGACGTTCCGCGGCACGCCGCTGCTGGTTCAGCTGTTCTTTCTGTTTTTCGCCGTGCCGCAGCTTGTCCCGCAGGCGAGGCTCTCCCCGTTCAACACGGCGGTCGTGGGCCTGAGTCTGTTTGCCGGCGCGTACGCCGCCGAGATTCTCCGGAGCAGCCTGAACGCCGTGGCCCGCGGGCAGGCGGAAGCCGCCCGGGCCCTCGGGCTGCGGCCCTGGGACATTCTGCGGCTGGTGCTCGTACCGCAGGCCGCCCGAACCGCGGTGCCGGCGCTGGGCAACCAGTTCATTGGCCTGCTGAAGGACTCCAGCCTGGCCAGCGTGATCACGGTGACCGAGCTGCTGCTGACCACCCGCGGGCTGGTGTCGGTCACGTATCAGCCCGTGCCGCTGTACCTGGCGGTCGGGCTGATTTACTTCGTGCTGTCCAACGTGGCGGCGCGGCTGTTCCGGCAGGTCGAGCGGCGGCTGGACCGGCCGTACCAGGCGGGCGCGCAGCGCTGA
- a CDS encoding Mur ligase family protein, translated as MRVLERAVYRGPHIYALTPMIRLALQLGEAGGWPAAQVRALGGRVQAALDALALGSLPDPGVPAPEAVTLGDLIQDTALALQRRAGAVVTGGLSRPVTGTPDVVQVLFEYHSEPAGLLAGGLALALIDRLLTGGGHGPVGLDLVTGEPGAGLTADLPGAFGQLRRHVRDATPDPVTAALLDEAHRRDIPVSWSGGLGAVVLGQGRHTRRLLGSLTGDTPHLAVVTAQDLPAARERLEQLGVPVPDGRVVRSAEDAARAARRLGGRVLVRALGPAAGRGAPHPLAGEEVVRRAFEQVAQRPGAQGPAALVEECLPGVLHHLLVVGGEVAGVREAREGQRDAAPSPALSGRPDPGAVHPENAALARTAALALGLDTAEVDLVAPDLRRSVRDTGGGIVALRAGPDLGPYLAGPPASARRITGAVMDRLYPPGAPSRVPLVALTGTNGKSTTARMAAHVLGAAGERVGLTTTSGVYVGARRIYTGDATGPRSARMALRHPEVTAAVLETARGGLLREGLGFGRCDVAAVLNVDADHLGLGGIETLEDLSWVKSLLVRVVSPHGLTVLNADDPLTLRMNAQSAAPVALFSLAGDDLPAAVNAHLDAGGLTVLRRSGPDGDEIVVVEGGQESVLMAAAAIPATLGGQALFNVANALAVTAICRGLGVPLTVIREALQSFGTGFEQNPGRMNVFDGHPFRVILDYAHNPAGLQAQGAALRHLRPAGARLIGMVSIPGDRRDEDIQTLGATAAGIFDDLIFREGSDGRGRPRGEVMALLRAGALQAGFPAARIQLVLEERDAVETTLRAARAGDLAVIMPTDVDGVWQQILNYQPSPEQGAAGPG; from the coding sequence ATGAGGGTGCTGGAGCGGGCGGTGTACCGCGGACCGCACATCTACGCCCTGACGCCCATGATCCGCCTGGCCCTGCAGCTGGGCGAGGCGGGCGGCTGGCCCGCGGCGCAGGTGCGCGCACTGGGCGGGCGCGTTCAGGCTGCGCTGGACGCCCTGGCGCTCGGGTCGCTCCCTGACCCGGGGGTCCCGGCGCCGGAAGCGGTGACCCTGGGCGACCTGATTCAGGACACGGCGCTGGCGCTGCAGCGGCGCGCCGGGGCCGTGGTCACCGGGGGGCTGAGCCGGCCGGTGACCGGGACGCCGGACGTGGTTCAGGTGCTGTTCGAGTACCACAGTGAACCGGCCGGGCTGCTGGCCGGCGGCCTGGCCCTGGCGCTGATCGACCGCCTGCTGACCGGCGGCGGGCACGGTCCCGTGGGCCTGGACCTGGTGACGGGCGAGCCCGGCGCCGGGCTCACGGCCGACCTGCCGGGCGCCTTTGGCCAGCTGCGGCGGCACGTGCGTGACGCCACGCCGGACCCGGTCACGGCCGCACTGCTGGACGAGGCTCACCGGCGCGACATTCCGGTCAGCTGGTCCGGTGGGCTGGGCGCGGTGGTGCTCGGGCAGGGCCGCCACACCCGCCGGCTGCTGGGCAGTCTCACGGGCGACACGCCGCACCTGGCAGTGGTGACCGCGCAGGACCTCCCAGCGGCCCGGGAGCGGCTCGAGCAGCTGGGCGTGCCGGTGCCGGACGGCCGGGTGGTGCGTTCAGCCGAGGACGCCGCGCGCGCCGCGCGGCGCCTGGGCGGGCGCGTGCTCGTCCGGGCCCTGGGGCCAGCGGCGGGCCGCGGCGCTCCGCACCCGCTGGCGGGCGAGGAGGTGGTCCGCCGGGCGTTCGAGCAGGTGGCCCAGCGTCCAGGGGCGCAGGGTCCAGCGGCGCTGGTCGAGGAATGCCTGCCCGGCGTGCTCCACCACCTCCTGGTCGTCGGGGGAGAAGTCGCCGGCGTCCGGGAGGCCCGTGAAGGCCAGCGGGACGCCGCGCCCTCACCCGCCTTGAGCGGGAGGCCGGACCCCGGCGCCGTTCATCCTGAGAATGCGGCCCTGGCGCGCACTGCGGCGCTGGCCCTGGGCCTGGACACCGCTGAAGTGGACCTCGTGGCGCCGGACCTGCGCCGGAGCGTCCGGGACACCGGGGGCGGGATTGTGGCGCTGCGGGCCGGTCCGGACCTGGGGCCCTACCTGGCGGGCCCGCCGGCCTCGGCGCGCCGGATCACCGGGGCGGTAATGGACCGGCTCTACCCGCCCGGCGCGCCCAGCCGGGTGCCGCTGGTGGCCCTGACCGGCACGAACGGCAAAAGCACCACGGCGCGCATGGCGGCGCATGTGCTCGGCGCGGCGGGGGAGCGGGTGGGACTGACCACCACCAGCGGCGTGTACGTGGGGGCCAGGCGCATCTATACCGGCGACGCGACCGGCCCGCGCAGCGCCCGGATGGCGCTGCGCCACCCGGAGGTGACGGCCGCGGTCCTGGAAACGGCGCGCGGCGGCCTGCTGCGGGAAGGTCTGGGCTTCGGGCGGTGTGACGTGGCGGCCGTGCTGAATGTGGACGCCGACCATCTGGGCCTGGGGGGCATCGAGACCCTCGAGGACCTGAGCTGGGTCAAGTCCCTGCTGGTGCGGGTGGTCAGCCCGCACGGACTGACGGTGCTGAACGCCGACGACCCCCTGACCCTGCGGATGAACGCGCAGTCGGCCGCGCCGGTGGCGCTGTTCAGCCTGGCGGGCGATGACCTGCCGGCAGCCGTGAACGCGCACCTGGACGCCGGCGGGCTGACCGTGCTGCGCCGCAGCGGGCCGGACGGCGACGAGATCGTCGTGGTGGAAGGCGGCCAGGAGAGCGTGCTGATGGCGGCGGCGGCCATTCCCGCGACCCTCGGCGGGCAGGCACTGTTCAACGTCGCCAACGCCCTGGCGGTCACGGCCATCTGCCGGGGGTTGGGCGTGCCGCTCACCGTGATCCGTGAGGCGCTGCAGTCGTTCGGCACGGGTTTCGAGCAGAATCCGGGCCGCATGAACGTCTTTGACGGGCATCCCTTCCGGGTGATTCTCGATTACGCGCACAACCCGGCGGGCCTGCAGGCCCAGGGGGCCGCGCTCCGGCACCTGCGGCCGGCCGGAGCCCGCCTGATCGGAATGGTGAGCATTCCCGGCGACCGCCGCGACGAGGACATCCAGACGCTGGGAGCCACGGCGGCCGGCATTTTCGATGACCTGATCTTCCGGGAGGGCAGTGACGGCCGCGGCCGCCCGCGCGGCGAGGTGATGGCGCTGCTGCGCGCCGGCGCCCTGCAGGCCGGCTTTCCCGCCGCCCGGATTCAGCTGGTGCTGGAAGAACGGGACGCGGTCGAAACGACGCTGCGCGCGGCTCGTGCCGGTGACCTGGCGGTGATCATGCCGACCGACGTGGACGGAGTCTGGCAGCAGATCCTCAACTACCAGCCGTCGCCGGAGCAGGGCGCGGCCGGGCCGGGCTGA
- the dbpA gene encoding ATP-dependent RNA helicase DbpA, which produces MTAASFDTLPLKASLRATLPALGYHTMTPIQAQSLPHVLAGRDLIAQARTGSGKTVAFGLGLLQRLDPARPAVQGLVLCPTRELADQVAAEVRRLARAEGNVKVLTLTGGIPLRPQAASLAHGAHVVVGTPGRLRDHLSRGTLDLTQVRTLVLDEADRMTDMGFYDEIHGVVRACPPERQTLLFSATYPDDIREATAAFLHRPVEVRVDAQPTSDRIEERFYEVEPRGRDAAVGRLLGHVQPGSALVFCNTRAHCQALAAQLRAQGFDALALHGDLHQRERDETLEQFANRSCAVLVATDVAARGLDIAQLDAVITADMSRDPDVYIHRVGRTGRAGESGLALTLCTPDDRPFVQLLEDRRGAPVAWHDLSALRAGGARPAPMVTLCILGGRRDKLRPGDVLGALTGETGLSRTQVGRITVSGSVTYVAVDRAAAPAALGRLNGAAPAGSGALSIKGRRFRLRPITPPVA; this is translated from the coding sequence GTGACGGCCGCTTCCTTTGACACCCTGCCCCTGAAGGCCAGCCTGCGCGCCACGCTGCCGGCGCTGGGGTACCACACCATGACGCCCATCCAGGCGCAGAGCCTGCCGCACGTGCTGGCGGGGCGGGACCTGATCGCGCAGGCCCGCACCGGCAGCGGCAAGACCGTGGCCTTCGGGCTGGGGCTGCTGCAGCGGCTCGACCCGGCGCGGCCGGCAGTGCAGGGCCTGGTGCTGTGCCCCACCCGTGAACTCGCCGATCAGGTGGCAGCCGAGGTGCGGCGCCTGGCGCGCGCGGAAGGCAACGTCAAGGTGCTGACCCTCACCGGCGGGATTCCGCTGCGGCCCCAGGCGGCGTCACTGGCACACGGCGCGCACGTGGTGGTCGGCACGCCCGGGCGCCTGCGCGATCACCTGAGCCGCGGCACGCTGGACCTCACGCAAGTGCGGACCCTGGTGCTGGACGAAGCGGACCGCATGACGGACATGGGTTTTTACGACGAGATTCACGGCGTCGTCCGGGCCTGCCCCCCGGAGCGTCAGACCCTGCTGTTTTCCGCCACGTATCCCGACGACATCCGGGAGGCCACCGCCGCCTTCCTGCACCGCCCGGTGGAGGTGCGGGTGGACGCGCAGCCCACCAGTGACCGGATCGAGGAGCGCTTTTACGAGGTGGAGCCGCGCGGGCGCGACGCGGCGGTCGGGCGCCTGCTCGGGCACGTCCAGCCGGGCTCCGCGCTGGTGTTCTGCAACACCCGGGCGCACTGCCAGGCGCTCGCCGCCCAGCTGCGGGCGCAGGGCTTCGACGCGCTGGCCCTTCACGGCGACCTGCACCAGCGCGAACGCGACGAGACGCTCGAGCAGTTCGCCAACCGCAGCTGCGCGGTGCTCGTCGCCACGGACGTGGCCGCGCGCGGCCTGGATATCGCCCAGCTGGACGCCGTGATCACCGCAGACATGTCCCGCGACCCGGACGTGTACATTCACCGCGTGGGCCGCACCGGACGCGCCGGTGAGAGCGGCCTCGCCCTGACGCTGTGCACGCCGGACGACCGGCCCTTCGTGCAGCTGCTGGAGGACCGGCGGGGGGCGCCCGTGGCCTGGCACGACCTCAGTGCGCTGCGCGCAGGCGGCGCCCGTCCCGCGCCGATGGTCACGCTGTGCATTCTGGGTGGCCGCCGGGACAAGCTCCGGCCGGGCGACGTGCTCGGCGCCCTGACCGGCGAAACCGGCCTCAGCCGCACCCAGGTGGGCCGGATCACGGTGTCCGGCAGCGTCACCTACGTCGCCGTGGACCGCGCGGCGGCGCCGGCGGCGCTCGGACGGCTGAACGGAGCGGCGCCGGCAGGGTCCGGCGCGCTGAGCATCAAGGGCCGGCGGTTCCGGCTGCGGCCCATCACGCCGCCTGTGGCGTGA
- a CDS encoding ankyrin repeat domain-containing protein, with product MTGQVVAGWAMTLILGVTGLPVGAQGADLQELAGRMFRDASGGSLSELKTWLAQGADINDQLPGGGQTALMGAASNGQYGVAQFLIDRGADLTLKDDAGRTALDRARLFGDRRMAALLEAAAARQGPATAGTPPLKTPLPKPAAPAAAPKPAVPAAAGARPWTDKTRWPAAGHFRVGEAVQFWTPTGWRRGVVQEVRLQDRKSLIAQHDQPTWRDDYPWGEVAHVARSGYWTGFFVGDWRLGEVMAVNTRVAGTDVDRESSSAAASEALRVNADGTSLWKAGGKVTTGRWTPAADGPGVVVRDAAGTAWTLRNHTNAAEQSIRGLETARLYAAGKMSVAANRPVKR from the coding sequence ATGACGGGGCAGGTAGTGGCGGGATGGGCCATGACGCTGATACTCGGGGTGACGGGGTTGCCCGTGGGTGCCCAGGGCGCAGACCTGCAGGAACTCGCAGGGCGGATGTTCCGGGACGCCAGCGGCGGGTCCCTCAGCGAGCTGAAGACCTGGCTGGCGCAGGGGGCAGACATCAATGACCAGCTGCCGGGCGGCGGGCAGACGGCCCTGATGGGCGCGGCGTCCAACGGCCAGTATGGGGTCGCCCAGTTCCTGATTGACCGGGGCGCGGACCTGACCCTGAAGGACGACGCGGGGCGCACCGCGCTGGACCGCGCCCGGCTGTTCGGGGACCGCCGCATGGCCGCGCTGCTCGAAGCGGCCGCTGCCCGGCAGGGCCCGGCCACCGCGGGCACGCCGCCCCTGAAAACCCCGCTGCCGAAGCCCGCTGCGCCGGCGGCCGCACCGAAACCGGCGGTGCCGGCCGCGGCCGGCGCACGGCCCTGGACGGACAAGACCCGGTGGCCGGCGGCCGGGCACTTCCGGGTGGGTGAGGCCGTGCAGTTCTGGACCCCCACCGGCTGGCGCCGCGGCGTGGTGCAGGAGGTGCGCCTTCAGGACCGCAAGTCCCTGATCGCCCAGCACGATCAGCCCACCTGGCGCGATGACTATCCGTGGGGTGAGGTGGCGCATGTCGCGCGCAGCGGGTACTGGACCGGTTTTTTCGTCGGCGACTGGCGGCTGGGCGAGGTGATGGCCGTGAACACGCGCGTGGCGGGCACCGACGTGGACCGCGAGTCCTCGTCCGCGGCGGCCAGTGAGGCGCTGCGCGTCAATGCGGACGGCACGTCCCTCTGGAAGGCCGGCGGCAAGGTCACGACAGGCCGCTGGACGCCCGCGGCGGACGGACCGGGCGTGGTGGTCCGGGACGCAGCCGGAACCGCCTGGACGCTGCGCAACCACACCAATGCCGCCGAACAGTCCATCCGGGGGCTGGAAACGGCGCGCCTGTACGCGGCCGGGAAAATGAGTGTCGCCGCGAACCGGCCGGTGAAGCGCTGA
- a CDS encoding ABC transporter ATP-binding protein produces the protein MNAIELNRVSKTFGRVTALADLTLSVRAGELTALLGPNGAGKTTAISLMQGLAAPSAGEIRVLGGDPRRGAVRARIGAMPQESALPPALKVREAVALFASLYPAPLSVSSTLALADLDSVAERRAGALSGGQKRRLAFALAAVGNPEVLLIDEPTTGMDAQSRLAFWDAVTELKAAGRTILLTTHYLEEAERAADRVVVMRAGQVLADGTPEALRAQAGGARVRFASDLVLTELQRLPGVESVTVDARGHAELRTATPEALLRALYARDVPFTHLEVTRASLEDAFLTLTAPAGPAGKDVTA, from the coding sequence ATGAACGCGATCGAGCTGAACCGGGTAAGCAAGACCTTCGGGCGGGTCACGGCCCTCGCCGACCTGACGCTCAGCGTCCGGGCCGGGGAACTCACGGCGCTGCTCGGCCCGAACGGGGCGGGCAAGACCACGGCGATCAGCCTGATGCAGGGCCTCGCCGCACCCAGCGCCGGCGAGATCAGGGTCCTGGGCGGCGACCCGCGCCGCGGCGCGGTGCGCGCCCGGATCGGCGCCATGCCGCAGGAAAGTGCGCTGCCCCCGGCCCTGAAGGTCAGGGAAGCGGTGGCGCTGTTCGCGTCGCTGTACCCCGCGCCGCTCAGCGTCTCCAGTACGCTGGCCCTGGCGGACCTGGACAGCGTGGCGGAGCGCCGCGCCGGCGCGCTCTCCGGTGGACAGAAGCGGCGCCTGGCGTTCGCCCTGGCGGCGGTGGGCAACCCGGAGGTGCTGCTGATCGACGAGCCCACCACCGGCATGGACGCCCAGAGCCGCCTGGCGTTCTGGGACGCCGTGACGGAGCTCAAGGCCGCCGGGCGGACCATCCTGCTCACCACCCACTACCTCGAGGAAGCGGAGCGCGCCGCGGACCGGGTCGTGGTGATGCGGGCCGGGCAGGTGCTGGCCGACGGTACGCCCGAGGCCCTGCGGGCGCAGGCGGGCGGCGCGCGCGTGCGCTTCGCAAGTGATTTGGTGCTCACCGAACTGCAGCGGTTGCCGGGCGTGGAGAGCGTCACGGTGGACGCCCGCGGGCACGCGGAGCTGCGCACGGCCACGCCGGAAGCGCTGCTGCGCGCCCTGTACGCCCGCGACGTGCCCTTCACGCACCTGGAAGTGACGCGCGCCAGTCTCGAAGACGCGTTTCTGACCCTGACCGCCCCGGCCGGACCTGCCGGGAAGGACGTGACCGCATGA